CTCCTGCAGGACGAACGTGTAGTTGTCGAACGTCATCTTGCCCCAGATGCGCCCGGGGTGCAGGTAGTCGTCCTTGTCCGGGCCGAGGGACAGGAAGACCAGCCAGGCGACCGGGAACAGCGCGATCAGGCTCGCGACGATCAGGATGCCGTGGGAGGCGAGACGGGCGGCGGGGGTGCTCTCGCCGCGGCGGCGGACCTTGCGCGGCGAGGTGGCCGTGGAGTCCCGTCCGGTCGCCTCGGCGGAGGTCTCGACAGTGGTCGTACTCATGGGAACTCCTGCCTCAGATCGCGAGCTGCTGCTCGTTGCGGTTCAGCCAGCGGCGGTAGAAGGAGGTGAAGACGATCAGGATGGCCAGCAGCAGGATGCCGTAGGCCGCCGACTGCGCGAAGTCACGCGGCTGCTGTCCGAAGCCGAGGTAGTACGCCCAGGTGACGAGGATCTGGGCGTCCGGGGCGGTGTCGCCGAAGAGCAGGAAGATGATGGTGAACTGGTTGAAGGTCCAGATGACACCTAGGAGGACGACCGTGGAGCTGACGGAGCTCAGGCCCGGCAGGGTGACGTAGCGGAAGCGCTGCCAGGCGGTGGCGCCGTCCATCTCCGCGGCCTCGTACAGCGAGGAGTCGATCGACTGCAGGCCGCCGAGCAGCGAGAGCATCATGAACGGCACACCGCACCAGGTGTTGACCATGATCGCGGTGAACCGCTGCCAGAAGGTGTCCTCCAGCCACTGCGGTGTCGGCAGGTGGAGCGTCTCCAGGAAGGAGTTGATGATGCCGCCGTCGGCGAGCATGAACCGCCAGCCGAAGACGGTGACGAAGGTCGGCACGGCCCACGGCAGGATCAGGATCATCCGGTAGAAGGTGCGGCCGCGCAGCTGCTGGTTGAGCAGCAGGGCGAGGCCGAGGCCGATCGTGTAGTGCAGGGTGACGCAGAGCGCCGTCCAGACGACCGTCCAGATGAAGTGCGACCAGAAGCGGTCGTATGCCGTCTCGCCCCACAGGATGTCGGCGTAGTTGTCGAGGCCGATGAACTTGTAGGTGGCCTCGATCTCGTTGACGCCGATCGTGCGGGCCGAGTTGAGGCTGTTGGCGTCGGTGAGCGTGAGGTAGAAGCCGTACGCCAGGGGGTAGAGCACGAGGACGCCGAGGACGATCACCACCGGGGCGATCATCGCGTAGGCGTACCAGTGTCTGTGGTAGCCGTGCTTGATGCGCCGGCCCAGCCCGGGCTTCGGTGCGCGGTCACCGTGGCGCTTGCCGGTCGCGCGGTCGATGGCGACTGTCATTCTTCGACAACCTTCTCGAAGGTCTGCGGATCAGAGGTGGGGCCTGCGCACAGGCCGGTGGCCGCCGGATCTCTCCCCCGCTGGGAGATCCGGCGGCCACTCGGGGTCACTTGGCGAAGTCCGGGACCAGCTTGGCGATCGAGGTCTCGGCCTTGCTCAGGCCCTCGTCCAGGGACTGCTTGCCGCCGGCGATCTGCGGCAGCTCGATGTCCAGCGGGCCCCACAGGGAGCTGTACTCGGGCAGCGCCGGGCGCGGCTGGGCGGCGGGCAGGACGCCCTGGAAGCCGGCGATGCCCGGGTCGGCCTTGACCTCGGCGGTGT
The nucleotide sequence above comes from Streptomyces sp. NL15-2K. Encoded proteins:
- a CDS encoding sugar ABC transporter permease — protein: MTVAIDRATGKRHGDRAPKPGLGRRIKHGYHRHWYAYAMIAPVVIVLGVLVLYPLAYGFYLTLTDANSLNSARTIGVNEIEATYKFIGLDNYADILWGETAYDRFWSHFIWTVVWTALCVTLHYTIGLGLALLLNQQLRGRTFYRMILILPWAVPTFVTVFGWRFMLADGGIINSFLETLHLPTPQWLEDTFWQRFTAIMVNTWCGVPFMMLSLLGGLQSIDSSLYEAAEMDGATAWQRFRYVTLPGLSSVSSTVVLLGVIWTFNQFTIIFLLFGDTAPDAQILVTWAYYLGFGQQPRDFAQSAAYGILLLAILIVFTSFYRRWLNRNEQQLAI